One Helianthus annuus cultivar XRQ/B chromosome 12, HanXRQr2.0-SUNRISE, whole genome shotgun sequence genomic region harbors:
- the LOC110896159 gene encoding BTB/POZ domain-containing protein At1g67900: protein MKFMKLGSRPDTFYNSESVRSVSSEVSSDLVVQVNGTRYLLHKFPLLSKCLRLQKLCSESPESTQHQIIQLPDFPGGTESFELCAKFCYGITITLSAYNIVSARCAAEYLQMTEEVEKGNLVYKLDVFLNSCILNGWKDSIITLQTTKAFQLWSEDLGITSRCIEAIAAKVLSNPLKVSLSHSYSRRGRDRDDISVNGSKTNTSKGWWAEDLSELGIDLYWRTMIALKSGGKVPANLVGDALRIYASKWLPNISRNPENGETTTNSSSKSRLLLESVISLLPTERASVSCSFLLKLLKAANILRASSSSKSELARRIGIQLDEATVSDLLIPSTSNDMTYDVEVVFTILEQFMLQSQSPPTSPVHVKGRFERHRRSRSANNGDFELQESRRSSTSSHSSKIKVAKLVDGYLKEIGKDVNLPLSKFTALAEAIPDFARLDHDDLYRAIDIYLKSHPNLNKTERKRLCRTLDCKKLSMEVCMHAAQNELLPLRVVVQVLFFEQARAAMAGGQLTDLPSNIKALLAAQDDASRPPGSLSTNRSMVQPEDQWSVSGLKSPSSNISTLRMKLAENDDLDENFHDGISKTHSSKVKQLCSLPTRPKRMFSKLWSTNNRSASEKS from the exons ATGAAGTTTATGAAACTTGGTTCTCGGCCAGATACGTTCTACAATTCAGAATCAGTAAG GTCTGTTTCCTCTGAGGTTTCTAGTGATCTTGTAGTGCAAGTGAATGGAACAAGATATTTGCTTCATAAG TTTCCCCTTTTATCCAAATGCTTGAGGCTACAAAAACTCTGTTCCGAATCCCCCGAATCGACCCAACATCAAATCATCCAACTCCCAGATTTCCCAGGAGGAACCGAGTCTTTCGAACTATGCGCCAAATTCTGCTATGGAATCACAATCACACTCAGTGCATACAACATAGTATCAGCCCGTTGTGCAGCCGAATACCTTCAAATGACCGAAGAAGTCGAAAAAGGCAATCTTGTTTACAAACTCGACGTTTTCTTAAACTCTTGTATCCTCAACGGTTGGAAAGATTCAATCATTACCCTTCAAACCACCAAAGCTTTTCAATTATGGTCTGAAGATTTGGGCATCACTAGTAGGTGTATCGAAGCCATTGCGGCAAAAGTCCTTTCTAACCCTCTGAAAGTGAGCTTATCGCATAGCTATTCGAGGCGAGGGAGGGATAGAGATGACATTTCGGTTAATGGAAGTAAAACTAACACAAGTAAAGGGTGGTGGGCTGAGGATCTTTCGGAATTGGGGATTGATCTTTACTGGAGAACAATGATTGCCTTAAAATCGGGTGGTAAAGTGCCCGCGAATCTTGTTGGTGATGCACTAAGGATTTATGCATCTAAATGGTTACCGAATATTTCAAGGAATCCCGAAAATGGTGAAACCACAACAAATTCGAGTTCTAAAAGTCGGTTGCTTTTGGAATCCGTAATTAGTTTGCTTCCAACCGAACGAGCTTCGGTTTCTTGTAGCTTTTTGTTGAAACTATTAAAAGCGGCCAACATTCTTCGCGCTTCGTCTTCTTCCAAATCCGAGTTAGCAAGAAGAATCGGGATTCAACTAGACGAAGCAACAGTTTCCGATTTGTTAATCCCGAGTACTTCGAACGATATGACCTACGACGTCGAAGTAGTTTTTACCATTTTGGAGCAGTTTATGTTGCAAAGTCAAAGTCCGCCAACAAGTCCGGTGCATGTTAAGGGCAGGTTCGAGCGGCATAGAAGATCACGGTCCGCAAATAATGGTGATTTTGAGTTGCAAGAAAGTAGGAGGTCTTCTACATCTTCTCATAGTTCAAAGATTAAAGTAGCGAAACTCGTCGATGGATATTTAAAAGAAATTGGTAAAGATGTAAATTTGCCGCTATCAAAGTTTACTGCTTTAGCTGAAGCTATTCCTGATTTTGCTAGATTGGATCATGATGATCTTTACAGAGCCATTGACATTTATCTCAAG TCACACCCGAACCTCAACAAGACTGAAAGGAAGCGCCTTTGTCGAACACTTGATTGCAAGAAGCTATCTATGGAAGTGTGCATGCACGCGGCACAAAACGAGCTTCTCCCATTGCGGGTAGTGGTACAAGTTCTTTTCTTTGAACAAGCGCGGGCAGCGATGGCTGGCGGTCAGCTGACCGACCTGCCCAGCAACATCAAAGCACTATTAGCCGCCCAAGACGATGCATCAAGGCCACCCGGTTCATTAAGCACCAACAGAAGCATGGTGCAACCCGAAGACCAATGGAGCGTTTCGGGCCTCAAGTCACCAAGCTCTAACATCTCCACTTTGAGAATGAAGTTAGCGGAAAACGATGACTTGGATGAAAATTTCCACGATGGGATCTCGAAAACTCATTCGTCAAAAGTGAAGCAACTTTGTTCGCTTCCTACTCGCCCCAAACGAATGTTTAGTAAGTTATGGTCGACCAACAACAGAAGCGCAAGTGAAAAAAGCTAA